Genomic DNA from Mus musculus strain C57BL/6J chromosome 11, GRCm38.p6 C57BL/6J:
TCCACAGGGACCGACCCGGTGACCCGGTTCTCTTTGACCCGCCAGGTCCTCAATATAGGGCCCCGCGTCCCCATTGGGCCTAATCCCGTGATCACTGACCAGTTACCCCCCTCCCGACCCGTGCAGATCAtgctccccaggcctcctcagcctcctcctccaggcGCAGCCTCTATAGtccctgagactgccccaccttctcAACAACCTGGGACGGGAGACAGGCTGCTAAACCTGGTAGATGGAGCCTACCAAGCTCTCAACCTCACCAGTCCTGACAAAACCCAAGAGTGCTGGTTGTGTCTGGTAGCGGGACCCCCCTACTACGAAGGGGTTGCCGTCCTAGGTACTTATTCCAACCATACCTCTGCCCCAGCTAACTGCTCCGTGGCCTCCCAACACAAGCTGACCCTGTCCGAAGTGACCGGACAGGGACTCTGCGTAGGagcagttcccaaaacccatcagGCCCTGTGTAATACCACCCAGAAGACGAGCGACGGGTCCTACTATCTGGCTGCTCCCGCCGGGACCATTTGGGCTTGCAACACCGGGCTCACTCCCTGCCTATCTACCACTGTACTCGACCTCACCACCGATTACTGTGTCCTGGTTGAGCTCTGGCCAAAGGTGACCTACCACTCCCCTGGTTATGTTTATGGCCAGTTtgagagaaaaaccaaatataaaagagaGCCGGTGTCATTAACTCTGGCCCTGCTGTTGGGAGGACTTACTATGGGCGGCATAGCTGCAGGAGTAGGAACCGGGACTACAGCCCTAGTGGCCACCAAACAATTCGAGCAGCTCCAGGCAGCCATACATACAGACCTTGGGGCTTTAGAAAAGTCAGTCAGTGCCCTAGAAAAGTCTCTGACCTCGTTGTCTGAGGTGGTCCTACAGAACCGGAGGGGATTAGATCTACTGTTCCTAAAAGAAGGAGGAttatgtgctgccctaaaagaagaatgctgtttctacgcgGACCACACTGGCGTAGTAAGAGATAGCATGGCAAAGCTAAGAGAAAGGT
This window encodes:
- the Gm40814 gene encoding MLV-related proviral Env polyprotein-like isoform X2 translates to MEGPAFSKSLKDKINPWGPLIILGILIRAGVSVQHDSPHQVFNVTWRVTNLMTGQTANATSLLGTMTDAFPKLYFDLCDLIGDDWDETGLGCRTPGGRKRARTFDFYVCPGHTVPTGCGGPREGYCGKWGCETTGQAYWKPSSSWDLISLKRGNTPRNQGPCYDSSAVSSDIKGATPGGRCNPLVLEFTDAGKKASWDGPKVWGLRLYRSTGTDPVTRFSLTRQVLNIGPRVPIGPNPVITDQLPPSRPVQIMLPRPPQPPPPGAASIVPETAPPSQQPGTGDRLLNLVDGAYQALNLTSPDKTQECWLCLVAGPPYYEGVAVLGTYSNHTSAPANCSVASQHKLTLSEVTGQGLCVGAVPKTHQALCNTTQKTSDGSYYLAAPAGTIWACNTGLTPCLSTTVLDLTTDYCVLVELWPKVTYHSPGYVYGQFERKTKYKREPVSLTLALLLGGLTMGGIAAGVGTGTTALVATKQFEQLQAAIHTDLGALEKSVSALEKSLTSLSEVVLQNRRGLDLLFLKEGGLCAALKEECCFYADHTGVVRDSMAKLRERLNQRQKLFKSGQGWFEGLFNRSPWFTTLISTIMGPLIILLLILLFGPCILNRLVQFVKDRISVVQALVLTQQYHQLKSIDPEEVESRE